ATAGTCAGAACTTTAGTTACCGTACACACCACAGGCTCCGTAACATGCTAGCTGGCTAACTACCAGACATAACATATACTTTTGCCAGCTAACTACAGGCAGTCCAATTAATGGTTACATTTAGCCATTTTCATGAGCCATTTTTGTTTCGGTGGAGCAGGGATGTTTTCCTGTTTTGGACGTTAGTGtacctggctagctagctaacgttagcctagcAGTTCTGGCGTTTTACTTTGTATGGGACAATCTCAACTTGAACCGTCCCGGTTTGTCTTTTCAGATGGCTCCCACCaagaagggagagaagaagaaggggCGTTCAGCCATCAATGAGGTGGTGACCAGAGAATACACCATTAACATCCACAAGCGCATCCATGGAGTGTAAGTACTGTGGTGCAAATGGACAAATTCACCAACAGAAGCCAGGTCAATCAATGTTGGCTCAGCCTTCTCAAAACCCTTGTGTCATTTGCACTTGAAGTCGTTTTTCATCAGTACCAGAGGATATGGTCTGGTGTGACATCATAAGGGAGTATTTACATCACAGAGCATGGCTGTTGACAAATCTGCTGTTCCTCTAAATTGGCAGGTGTCCCTCAAGATGTAGGCTAGTTTTTGTTAGTCCCCTGCGGCTGGTCTTGATCAGAAAGTTCCTTCTCTCTACAGGAGCTTCAAGAGGAGAGCTCCTCGCGCTCTCAAGGAGATCCGCAAGTTCGCCATGAAGGAGATGGGAACTCCTGATGTACGCATCGACACCCGCCTGAACAAGGCTGTGTGGACCAAAGGCGTCAAGTAAGGACTAATGAGACGCCTGTTTTAAGATTAATCGGGTGTATTTATTAGTGCACACTGTAGCAGAATGTTTTGCAACAGTAAACATGGGGTttctattggacaagttcagaagTTTCTCCCCGTTTCTGCCGTTTGCTTCCATTTGGtgtctagtgaatacacccctgttATCATATGAATCCGGTATTACTGTACTTGTGTTTCCCAAACCACATTAAGTTGGTTAAACAATCACTAAGCCCATTTGTTGAATCGGGCGCTTTCAGCGGGATTAAACATTTTGGAACATTTAGAAATAGGGTATGTTGATcaaacatgcctctctgacatgtagaataaggaatcacaTCGGCTCTGTTCatggcatttctatctgcaacgttcgaGAACGTTTGGCAGCTGAACATGGCCCAGGTGTGCTTCCTCAGGAACAATACGTGTTCCAATATCAAAAACATGGAATAGCTGGGGGTGCTTGAGGAAAGGGTTTGGTAACAGCTCTTTATCTGCCCATACAACCACTTATGGTTGTTGACACAAATAGCACTACAAATTTTGTTGTACAAGCATGTTTTCATTCTGCTTAGTACTAATGTTCACTTGTGTTATGTACAGGAACGTACCATACAAGATGAGACTAACGTTcacctgtgttatttacaggaacgTGCCATACAGGATGAGACTAACGTTcacctgtgttatttacaggaacgTGCCATACAGGATGAGACTAACGTTCACCTGTGTTATGTACAGGAATGTGCCATACAGGATGAGACTAACCTTCACCTGTGTTATGTACAGGAACGTGCCATACAGGATGAGACTAACCTTcacctgtgttatttacaggaacgTGCCATACAGGATGAGACTAACCTTcacctgtgttatttacaggaatgTGCCATACAGGATGAGACTAACCTTcacctgtgttatttacaggaacgTGCCATACAGGATGAGACTAACGTTcacctgtgttatttacaggaatgTGCCATACAGGATGAGACTAACCTTcacctgtgttatttacaggaatgTGCCATACAGGATGAGACTAACCTTcacctgtgttatttacaggaatgTGCCATACGGGATGAGACTAACCTTcacctgtgttatttacaggaacgTGCCATACAGGATGAGGGTACGATTGTCCAGGAAGCGCAATGAGGATGAAGACTCCCCAAACAAACTGTACACACTCGTCACGTATGTCCCTGTCACAACATACAAAGGTGAGGCGTAGTCAATACCAATTGTGCCTTCATAGGGTTGCTACAGTATAATTTATTCAGGCTTGTGCTGAAATGTCAACGATAGTCTCAATTCCTGTATATCCCTGTTCTGTTCTTGATTTTTCTAATAGCAAATACACCAATATGAAAGATTTAGTTTGATCATCTTTTCTGTCCTGGGATGATGAAGACAGAGGTTTATTATTGTCACGCTCTGTTGCTGAAACCTTTTTCTTTCCTTTGTCAACAGGTCTACAGACGGTCAATGTTGATGAGAATTAGATCTTCAACGCTTGTAGAATAAATGTATAAAATTACTTTTGTCTGATGTCTTTATTATACACTACAACAGGGTTCCCCAACCTGCGGCCCGCTTGCTGAATTTGGCCCATGGGttttatttgcccccccccctgttttctgggcaaaaatatatttttgttgggTGGAAAGTTGAACATAAGATTGTAAAAACAGCAGGAAGTCAGCTCTAAGTGATTTTAATTCCACATCTGTTCCCAAgcattcccacgcataatagagagatatgtGATCGTAtagaaatgtaagcaaggtttgaaatgattgttttagtcaaacatctgtttgggcttcttgcagtcaatttgcactCTACagatgatttgtaattatgttccagccccctGACCAATCCCCACTCCCAAAAGGAATGGTCCTGAGGCTGAGTCTAGTTGATCATCCCTGCACTACCAAGTAGATGAACTGTTCTGAATACAGGCCTACTTGAAGCGTGTCTGTGACTTGCATGTCTGGATGAGGTTGGGTTCCTAAATGTAACTATTCATGACATTATAAATGCGCAAACACCTCACACTTCTCCCTTCCTTTTCTATTGACTCaagctactttttttttttttttttttttaggggtggatcagcttagtattgcggaaagaatgttgcttccaatgtaattgtctgcatcatttccattcccccatatttttttgggtaaatatatatatccatacacgtatgcatacatatacacatatatacatacacatacctatatagacatacatacttttttaaagaatatgcctttattattattccccgcgaccctaccaccaatcccccaattggagtaaacttataaacacttctgcttttaccttcaatttctacatcttatacctatcttacagacacagtccactttacaatagttctctcttatttgttcttagtccttcctctatttctgttgtccatccaattttatttccacttgtaactgtgctatttcacaaaagctccgcacctatacacatttcacagatcccgtatgccctatattgtttatcttgttattagtcccacccttcagctccacccaacccctcccatctatcttccaacatcatccatttcggatttctatttgccatacatttctcaactgtgctgtgatgcttcacaaaagacctgaaccttcctattctcatagcttctacagattgtaaattaaaaataaacatctttgcccaaaataattattatattattgattgattgactatggcttttcaaatcccccagtattgctatctgtagcgttagttttaggcaaatgttgcaattcttcagccattcctggacctgtgaccaaaaacgagctacatatggacaataccaaaataaatgatctaatgactctgcctcctcacaacagaatctgcagagctgggaagattgtataccccatatatataacattctattagttgcaagaattttgtacagtaatttatattgaaaaattcgaagttttgaatccggcgttgttttgcgtatcaattcataaaccatgtgccatggaatgggtacatcgaaaatctcttcccaactattttgcaatttgtatggcacagctgttagttttttggtccttaaatgaaattggtatatgtttttatttatcacacttttctttaaccatttttgttctttaatacagggccgacatacaagttccttacttttttccccttctacttgcctcttccatttttgtggtaatgctgcaattaattggttgtaattttgggtagagcagacttttccatatgtctgtgttagctgcatgtgtgacataactccaccagtcctatttatgatatcattcacaaaaattataccttttttaaacatttcttcgataaatacagtttttttatcaattattatatttgaatttaaccacaatatttgttgtactatttgttctgtcctttcaggtggattaaactgaaattgcaaccaactttctaaggcttgtttaaagaataaggatattttggagattatttccttttcaaacaaccgaaagtgagcaggtgtaatctgaataaagggaaaaaggcccttcttgaacataggatgagacattcgtaccagtttactagagaaccagtttggatttaagtataacttttgtatgaccgatgcctttagtgagaggtctaatgctttaatatttaataatttctgccctccgaattcatattcgttatataaataggcccttttaattttatctggcttgccgttccaaataaaattgaatattttttgttcatataatttaaaaaacaggtcactaggtgtaggcaaaaccataagcaaataggtaaactgtgatatgactaaagagttaattagggtgatttttccacaaatagacaggtattttcctttccatggtagcaagatcttatctatttttgctaactttctataaaaatttattggagtgagatcatttctttcttttgggatttttataccgagtatgtccacatctccgtcagaccatttaattggtaaactacatggcaatataaaatgtgtattttttagtgatccaatacgtaatatggtacatttatcataatttggttttaatccagagaggatagcaaaggtatctagatcctctatgaggccctggagagactctagttgtggttttaaaagaaaacatgaatcatcagcgtacaatgac
The sequence above is a segment of the Salvelinus fontinalis isolate EN_2023a unplaced genomic scaffold, ASM2944872v1 scaffold_0040, whole genome shotgun sequence genome. Coding sequences within it:
- the LOC129842419 gene encoding 60S ribosomal protein L31-like; amino-acid sequence: MAPTKKGEKKKGRSAINEVVTREYTINIHKRIHGVSFKRRAPRALKEIRKFAMKEMGTPDVRIDTRLNKAVWTKGVKNVPYRMRVRLSRKRNEDEDSPNKLYTLVTYVPVTTYKGLQTVNVDEN